A genomic window from Camelus ferus isolate YT-003-E chromosome 9, BCGSAC_Cfer_1.0, whole genome shotgun sequence includes:
- the ZNF135 gene encoding zinc finger protein 135 isoform X3, producing MLETFGLLVSVGHWLPKLDVISLPEQEVELWTVDKGVPQGVCPDLETRPQTKLFTAKQDITEDIPSNSAVARFLWESLWCSKGDSAEGHWAQSCERPGGCAVQVAFVSVKTPTQEQQQGNGSGENLSLSPNFPTQAMTPERQGRPTWGTHGRMENPDSNAQQKICAKEKPYRCQDCGKAFSHSSGLIEHHRTHTGERPFECHECGKGFRNSSALTKHQRIHTGEKPYRCTQCGRTFNQIAPLIQHQRTHTGEKPYECSECGKSFSFRSSFSQHERTHTGEKPYACSHCGKSFRQSIHLTQHLRIHTGEKPYQCGECGKAFSHSSSLTKHQRIHTGEKPYECQACGKAFTQITPLIQHQRTHTGERPYECSECGKAFSQSTLLTEHRRIHTGEKPYGCNECGKSFSHSSSLSQHERTHTGEKPYACIQCGKAFRQSTHLTQHQRVHTGEKPYECSDCGKAFSHSSSLTKHQRIHTGEKPYECNECGRAFSQLAPLIQHQRIHTGEKPYECNECGRAFSQSSLLVEHQRIHTKEKPYGCNECGKSFSHSSSLSQHERTHTGEKPYECRDCGKAFRQSTHLTQHRRIHTGEKPYECRDCGKAFTHSSSLTKHQRTHTG from the exons ATGCTGGAGACCTTCGGGCTCCTGGTCTCTGTGG GGCACTGGCTCCCAAAGCTGGACGTCATCTCCTTGCCAGAGCAGGAGGTGGAGCTGTGGACGGTGGACAAGGGAGTCCCCCAAGGTGTGTGCCCAG aCTTGGAAACTAGACCCCAAACCAAACTGTTCACTGCAAAGCAAGACATAACTGAAGACATACCTAGCAATTCTGCAGTAGCAAGGTTCCTGTGGGAAAGTCTCTGGTGCTCTAAGGGTGACAGTGCTGAGGGCCACTGGGCGCAGAGTTGTGAGAGGCCAGGGGGCTGTGCGGTGCAGGTGGCCTTCGTGTCTGTGAAGACGCCCActcaggagcagcagcagggaaATGGGTCTGGGGAAAACTTGAGTCTGAGCCCCAATTTCCCAACTCAAGCAATGACTCCTGAAAGGCAAGGCCGCCCCACATGGGGAACACATGGAAGGATGGAGAATCCAGACTCAAATGCTCAACAGAAAATCTGTGCAAAAGAGAAACCCTACAGATGTCAGGACTGTGGAAAGGCCTTTAGTCACAGCTCGGGACTCATCGAACACCACCGAACACACACAGGGGAGAGGCCTTTCGAATGTCATGAATGCGGAAAAGGCTTCCGAAACAGCTCGGCACTCACCAAACACCAGAGAATCCACACTGGTGAGAAGCCTTACAGATGCACTCAGTGTGGGAGGACCTTCAACCAAATTGCCCCGCTGATCCAGCACCAGAGAACTCACACTGGCGAGAAGCCCTatgagtgcagtgaatgtgggaaatcctttaGCTTCAGGTCATCCTTCAGCCAGCATGAGCGGACTCACACAGGCGAGAAGCCCTATGCGTGCAGTCACTGCGGGAAGTCATTCCGGCAAAGTATCCACCTCACCCAGCACCTGCGAATCCACACCGGGGAGAAACCCTACCAGTGTGGAGAGTGTGGCAAGGCCTTCAGCCACAGCTCATCCCTGACCAAACACCAGCGAATCCACACAGGGGAGAAGCCCTACGAGTGCCAGgcgtgtgggaaagccttcaccCAGATCACACCGCTGATTCAGCATCAGAGGACGCACACAGGTGAGCGGCCCTACGAGTGCAGTGAGTGCGGGAAGGCCTTCAGCCAGAGCACACTCCTGACGGAGCACCGGAGGATCCACACGGGGGAGAAGCCCTATGGGTGCAACGAGTGTGGGAAATCCTTCAGCCACAGCTCCTCGCTCAGCCAGCACGAACGGACACACACGGGCGAGAAGCCCTATGCGTGCATtcagtgtgggaaggccttccgACAGAGCACACACCTCACTCAGCATCAGAGGGTCCACACGGGGGAGAAGCCCTACGAGTGCAGCGACTGCGGCAAGGCTTTCAGCCACAGCTCGTCCCTGACTAAGCACCAGCGGAtccacaccggggagaagccctATGAATGTAACGAATGTGGCAGAGCCTTCAGCCAGCTGGCTCCACTCATTCAACACCAGAGgatccacactggggagaagccctatGAGTGTAACGAGTGTGGCAGAGCCTTCAGCCAGAGCTCCCTCCTCGTAGAACACCAGAGGATCCACACCAAGGAAAAGCCCTATGGGTGCAATGAGTGTGGGAAATCCTTCAGCCACAGCTCCTCGCTCAGCCAGCATGAGAGGAcgcacactggggagaagccctacGAGTGCCGGgactgtgggaaagccttcaggcAGAGCACACACCTCACTCAGCACCGAAGGATCCACACGGGAGAGAAGCCGTATGAGTGCAGGgactgtgggaaagccttcacaCACAGCTCCTCCCTTACCAAGCACCAGAGAACTCACACAGGGTAG
- the ZNF135 gene encoding zinc finger protein 135 isoform X2: MTAGLLTAVDPEQVTFEDVAVDFTWEEWGQLEPAQRTLYRDVMLETFGLLVSVGHWLPKLDVISLPEQEVELWTVDKGVPQDLETRPQTKLFTAKQDITEDIPSNSAVARFLWESLWCSKGDSAEGHWAQSCERPGGCAVQVAFVSVKTPTQEQQQGNGSGENLSLSPNFPTQAMTPERQGRPTWGTHGRMENPDSNAQQKICAKEKPYRCQDCGKAFSHSSGLIEHHRTHTGERPFECHECGKGFRNSSALTKHQRIHTGEKPYRCTQCGRTFNQIAPLIQHQRTHTGEKPYECSECGKSFSFRSSFSQHERTHTGEKPYACSHCGKSFRQSIHLTQHLRIHTGEKPYQCGECGKAFSHSSSLTKHQRIHTGEKPYECQACGKAFTQITPLIQHQRTHTGERPYECSECGKAFSQSTLLTEHRRIHTGEKPYGCNECGKSFSHSSSLSQHERTHTGEKPYACIQCGKAFRQSTHLTQHQRVHTGEKPYECSDCGKAFSHSSSLTKHQRIHTGEKPYECNECGRAFSQLAPLIQHQRIHTGEKPYECNECGRAFSQSSLLVEHQRIHTKEKPYGCNECGKSFSHSSSLSQHERTHTGEKPYECRDCGKAFRQSTHLTQHRRIHTGEKPYECRDCGKAFTHSSSLTKHQRTHTG; this comes from the exons ATGACCGCTGGGCTCCTCACTGCTGTGGACCCG GAGCAAGTGACTTTTGAGGACGTGGCCGTGGACTTCACCTGGGAGGAGTGGGGGCAGCTGGAGCCAGCCCAGAGGACCCTGTACCGAGATGTGATGCTGGAGACCTTCGGGCTCCTGGTCTCTGTGG GGCACTGGCTCCCAAAGCTGGACGTCATCTCCTTGCCAGAGCAGGAGGTGGAGCTGTGGACGGTGGACAAGGGAGTCCCCCAAG aCTTGGAAACTAGACCCCAAACCAAACTGTTCACTGCAAAGCAAGACATAACTGAAGACATACCTAGCAATTCTGCAGTAGCAAGGTTCCTGTGGGAAAGTCTCTGGTGCTCTAAGGGTGACAGTGCTGAGGGCCACTGGGCGCAGAGTTGTGAGAGGCCAGGGGGCTGTGCGGTGCAGGTGGCCTTCGTGTCTGTGAAGACGCCCActcaggagcagcagcagggaaATGGGTCTGGGGAAAACTTGAGTCTGAGCCCCAATTTCCCAACTCAAGCAATGACTCCTGAAAGGCAAGGCCGCCCCACATGGGGAACACATGGAAGGATGGAGAATCCAGACTCAAATGCTCAACAGAAAATCTGTGCAAAAGAGAAACCCTACAGATGTCAGGACTGTGGAAAGGCCTTTAGTCACAGCTCGGGACTCATCGAACACCACCGAACACACACAGGGGAGAGGCCTTTCGAATGTCATGAATGCGGAAAAGGCTTCCGAAACAGCTCGGCACTCACCAAACACCAGAGAATCCACACTGGTGAGAAGCCTTACAGATGCACTCAGTGTGGGAGGACCTTCAACCAAATTGCCCCGCTGATCCAGCACCAGAGAACTCACACTGGCGAGAAGCCCTatgagtgcagtgaatgtgggaaatcctttaGCTTCAGGTCATCCTTCAGCCAGCATGAGCGGACTCACACAGGCGAGAAGCCCTATGCGTGCAGTCACTGCGGGAAGTCATTCCGGCAAAGTATCCACCTCACCCAGCACCTGCGAATCCACACCGGGGAGAAACCCTACCAGTGTGGAGAGTGTGGCAAGGCCTTCAGCCACAGCTCATCCCTGACCAAACACCAGCGAATCCACACAGGGGAGAAGCCCTACGAGTGCCAGgcgtgtgggaaagccttcaccCAGATCACACCGCTGATTCAGCATCAGAGGACGCACACAGGTGAGCGGCCCTACGAGTGCAGTGAGTGCGGGAAGGCCTTCAGCCAGAGCACACTCCTGACGGAGCACCGGAGGATCCACACGGGGGAGAAGCCCTATGGGTGCAACGAGTGTGGGAAATCCTTCAGCCACAGCTCCTCGCTCAGCCAGCACGAACGGACACACACGGGCGAGAAGCCCTATGCGTGCATtcagtgtgggaaggccttccgACAGAGCACACACCTCACTCAGCATCAGAGGGTCCACACGGGGGAGAAGCCCTACGAGTGCAGCGACTGCGGCAAGGCTTTCAGCCACAGCTCGTCCCTGACTAAGCACCAGCGGAtccacaccggggagaagccctATGAATGTAACGAATGTGGCAGAGCCTTCAGCCAGCTGGCTCCACTCATTCAACACCAGAGgatccacactggggagaagccctatGAGTGTAACGAGTGTGGCAGAGCCTTCAGCCAGAGCTCCCTCCTCGTAGAACACCAGAGGATCCACACCAAGGAAAAGCCCTATGGGTGCAATGAGTGTGGGAAATCCTTCAGCCACAGCTCCTCGCTCAGCCAGCATGAGAGGAcgcacactggggagaagccctacGAGTGCCGGgactgtgggaaagccttcaggcAGAGCACACACCTCACTCAGCACCGAAGGATCCACACGGGAGAGAAGCCGTATGAGTGCAGGgactgtgggaaagccttcacaCACAGCTCCTCCCTTACCAAGCACCAGAGAACTCACACAGGGTAG
- the ZNF135 gene encoding zinc finger protein 135 isoform X1, with protein sequence MTAGLLTAVDPEQVTFEDVAVDFTWEEWGQLEPAQRTLYRDVMLETFGLLVSVGHWLPKLDVISLPEQEVELWTVDKGVPQGVCPDLETRPQTKLFTAKQDITEDIPSNSAVARFLWESLWCSKGDSAEGHWAQSCERPGGCAVQVAFVSVKTPTQEQQQGNGSGENLSLSPNFPTQAMTPERQGRPTWGTHGRMENPDSNAQQKICAKEKPYRCQDCGKAFSHSSGLIEHHRTHTGERPFECHECGKGFRNSSALTKHQRIHTGEKPYRCTQCGRTFNQIAPLIQHQRTHTGEKPYECSECGKSFSFRSSFSQHERTHTGEKPYACSHCGKSFRQSIHLTQHLRIHTGEKPYQCGECGKAFSHSSSLTKHQRIHTGEKPYECQACGKAFTQITPLIQHQRTHTGERPYECSECGKAFSQSTLLTEHRRIHTGEKPYGCNECGKSFSHSSSLSQHERTHTGEKPYACIQCGKAFRQSTHLTQHQRVHTGEKPYECSDCGKAFSHSSSLTKHQRIHTGEKPYECNECGRAFSQLAPLIQHQRIHTGEKPYECNECGRAFSQSSLLVEHQRIHTKEKPYGCNECGKSFSHSSSLSQHERTHTGEKPYECRDCGKAFRQSTHLTQHRRIHTGEKPYECRDCGKAFTHSSSLTKHQRTHTG encoded by the exons ATGACCGCTGGGCTCCTCACTGCTGTGGACCCG GAGCAAGTGACTTTTGAGGACGTGGCCGTGGACTTCACCTGGGAGGAGTGGGGGCAGCTGGAGCCAGCCCAGAGGACCCTGTACCGAGATGTGATGCTGGAGACCTTCGGGCTCCTGGTCTCTGTGG GGCACTGGCTCCCAAAGCTGGACGTCATCTCCTTGCCAGAGCAGGAGGTGGAGCTGTGGACGGTGGACAAGGGAGTCCCCCAAGGTGTGTGCCCAG aCTTGGAAACTAGACCCCAAACCAAACTGTTCACTGCAAAGCAAGACATAACTGAAGACATACCTAGCAATTCTGCAGTAGCAAGGTTCCTGTGGGAAAGTCTCTGGTGCTCTAAGGGTGACAGTGCTGAGGGCCACTGGGCGCAGAGTTGTGAGAGGCCAGGGGGCTGTGCGGTGCAGGTGGCCTTCGTGTCTGTGAAGACGCCCActcaggagcagcagcagggaaATGGGTCTGGGGAAAACTTGAGTCTGAGCCCCAATTTCCCAACTCAAGCAATGACTCCTGAAAGGCAAGGCCGCCCCACATGGGGAACACATGGAAGGATGGAGAATCCAGACTCAAATGCTCAACAGAAAATCTGTGCAAAAGAGAAACCCTACAGATGTCAGGACTGTGGAAAGGCCTTTAGTCACAGCTCGGGACTCATCGAACACCACCGAACACACACAGGGGAGAGGCCTTTCGAATGTCATGAATGCGGAAAAGGCTTCCGAAACAGCTCGGCACTCACCAAACACCAGAGAATCCACACTGGTGAGAAGCCTTACAGATGCACTCAGTGTGGGAGGACCTTCAACCAAATTGCCCCGCTGATCCAGCACCAGAGAACTCACACTGGCGAGAAGCCCTatgagtgcagtgaatgtgggaaatcctttaGCTTCAGGTCATCCTTCAGCCAGCATGAGCGGACTCACACAGGCGAGAAGCCCTATGCGTGCAGTCACTGCGGGAAGTCATTCCGGCAAAGTATCCACCTCACCCAGCACCTGCGAATCCACACCGGGGAGAAACCCTACCAGTGTGGAGAGTGTGGCAAGGCCTTCAGCCACAGCTCATCCCTGACCAAACACCAGCGAATCCACACAGGGGAGAAGCCCTACGAGTGCCAGgcgtgtgggaaagccttcaccCAGATCACACCGCTGATTCAGCATCAGAGGACGCACACAGGTGAGCGGCCCTACGAGTGCAGTGAGTGCGGGAAGGCCTTCAGCCAGAGCACACTCCTGACGGAGCACCGGAGGATCCACACGGGGGAGAAGCCCTATGGGTGCAACGAGTGTGGGAAATCCTTCAGCCACAGCTCCTCGCTCAGCCAGCACGAACGGACACACACGGGCGAGAAGCCCTATGCGTGCATtcagtgtgggaaggccttccgACAGAGCACACACCTCACTCAGCATCAGAGGGTCCACACGGGGGAGAAGCCCTACGAGTGCAGCGACTGCGGCAAGGCTTTCAGCCACAGCTCGTCCCTGACTAAGCACCAGCGGAtccacaccggggagaagccctATGAATGTAACGAATGTGGCAGAGCCTTCAGCCAGCTGGCTCCACTCATTCAACACCAGAGgatccacactggggagaagccctatGAGTGTAACGAGTGTGGCAGAGCCTTCAGCCAGAGCTCCCTCCTCGTAGAACACCAGAGGATCCACACCAAGGAAAAGCCCTATGGGTGCAATGAGTGTGGGAAATCCTTCAGCCACAGCTCCTCGCTCAGCCAGCATGAGAGGAcgcacactggggagaagccctacGAGTGCCGGgactgtgggaaagccttcaggcAGAGCACACACCTCACTCAGCACCGAAGGATCCACACGGGAGAGAAGCCGTATGAGTGCAGGgactgtgggaaagccttcacaCACAGCTCCTCCCTTACCAAGCACCAGAGAACTCACACAGGGTAG